The Streptomyces sp. Je 1-332 genome has a window encoding:
- a CDS encoding S8 family serine peptidase, whose translation MHRSSARRTTRLAIAVGLTAALSAAGPIPMAFAADGSPGDPGGQATPKSAAKKLGSADADLLADAQADGEKTVTMMVATAPGATEQVADQLDAVKGGSVGRTYDKLGYVRATVPTGKAEAAIEAAGKLSSVHGIDLRHEIELDDPTPAADRAKGAKKAAEGTYAGPGKDTPAKNPYNPSFETGAVDFVKKHPKADGRGTTIGILDSGVDLGHPALQKTTTGERKITDWVTATDPIVDADGTWRRMTNPVTGPVFTWDSETWKAPAGTFQVNRFRESATVGGDANGDINRDGDTTDSWGVLYDPAAGTVRVDLNDNNDFTDDETMKPYKDGHQVAYFGKDDPATDVVERVPFVVEIRKDVPTDPYGGDWVGRQADFVNIGVIESEHGTHVAGITAANGLFGGKMNGAAPGAKLVSSRACTWSGGCTNVALTEGMIDLVTKRGVDIVNMSIGGLPALNDGNNARAELYKRLIDEYGVQLVISAGNSGPGANTIGDPSLADKVISVGASISKETWAANYGSAVEKSYAMMPFSSRGPREDGGFAPIISAPGSAINTTQTWLPGSPVAEAGYQLPAGYSMLQGTSMASPQAAGASALLLSAAKREKVDLTPAKLRTALTSTADRIRGEQAYAQGTGLINVVDAWNAIEDDAKAHTYTVKAPVDTALEQELKKPGTGIYDREGGLKTGQKRTYDVTITRTSGPDRGIRHELDLVNNHEGTFDLPGKGAVTLPLNKPVTVKVQAKAKSAGLHSAILTVDDERSEGIDQQIMSTVVVSKPLAEPGFTFSASDAVQRNSTESYFVTVPKGAKSLEVALGGLKGKSQTRFIAVHPYGVPVDSTSSLTCYANYENPANTCRPDLRSYPEPQPGVWEIEVESRRTSPLLDNPYKLDVSALGVAFDPAVQTVPEAKVGTPAPVSWKVTNNFAAVDGKLKGGPLGSAKAAKPSIKQGETQTTTVVVPEGAERLDVAIGSTADTAADLDLSVSKDGAVVGSSADGDSEESVSVTKPAAGTYEIEVAGYSIPSGTTAYDYRDVFFSGALGSVKVDEAAPVKLANGASAQVTAEVAADAPAAEGRQLFGEVSLLNGRGTVAGTGSVLIEKVTP comes from the coding sequence ATGCACAGATCCAGTGCTAGACGCACGACCCGTCTCGCGATAGCCGTCGGTCTGACCGCCGCGCTCTCCGCCGCCGGGCCCATACCCATGGCCTTCGCGGCCGACGGGAGCCCCGGCGATCCTGGGGGCCAGGCCACCCCCAAGTCCGCCGCGAAGAAGCTGGGTTCGGCCGACGCCGACCTCCTCGCCGACGCGCAGGCGGACGGCGAGAAGACCGTCACGATGATGGTCGCCACCGCTCCCGGCGCCACCGAGCAGGTCGCCGACCAGCTCGACGCCGTCAAGGGCGGCTCCGTCGGCCGGACGTACGACAAGCTCGGCTACGTACGCGCCACCGTGCCCACCGGCAAGGCCGAGGCCGCCATCGAGGCGGCGGGCAAGCTGTCGTCCGTGCACGGCATCGACCTGCGGCACGAGATCGAGCTGGACGACCCGACGCCCGCCGCCGACCGCGCCAAGGGCGCGAAGAAGGCGGCCGAGGGGACATACGCCGGACCCGGCAAGGACACCCCGGCGAAGAACCCGTACAACCCGTCCTTCGAGACGGGCGCCGTCGACTTCGTGAAGAAGCACCCGAAGGCGGACGGCCGCGGCACCACCATCGGCATCCTGGACTCCGGCGTCGACCTGGGTCACCCCGCGCTCCAGAAGACCACCACGGGCGAGCGGAAGATCACCGACTGGGTGACCGCGACCGACCCGATCGTGGACGCGGACGGCACCTGGCGGCGCATGACCAACCCCGTCACGGGCCCCGTCTTCACCTGGGACAGCGAGACGTGGAAGGCCCCCGCGGGCACCTTCCAGGTCAACCGCTTCCGCGAGTCGGCCACCGTCGGCGGCGACGCCAACGGCGACATCAACCGCGACGGCGACACCACCGACAGCTGGGGCGTGCTCTACGACCCGGCCGCCGGCACCGTCCGCGTCGACCTGAACGACAACAACGACTTCACCGACGACGAGACGATGAAGCCGTACAAGGACGGCCACCAGGTCGCCTACTTCGGCAAGGACGACCCGGCGACCGACGTCGTCGAGCGCGTCCCGTTCGTCGTCGAGATCCGCAAGGACGTGCCGACCGACCCGTACGGCGGCGACTGGGTCGGCAGACAGGCCGACTTCGTCAACATCGGCGTCATCGAGTCCGAGCACGGCACGCACGTCGCCGGCATCACCGCGGCCAACGGCCTGTTCGGCGGCAAGATGAACGGCGCCGCCCCCGGCGCCAAGCTGGTCTCGTCGCGCGCCTGCACCTGGTCCGGCGGCTGCACGAACGTCGCGCTCACCGAGGGCATGATCGACCTCGTGACCAAGCGCGGCGTCGACATCGTGAACATGTCGATCGGCGGCCTCCCGGCGCTCAACGACGGCAACAACGCGCGCGCCGAGCTCTACAAGCGCCTCATCGACGAGTACGGCGTCCAGCTGGTGATCTCCGCGGGCAACTCGGGCCCCGGCGCGAACACCATCGGCGACCCGAGCCTCGCCGACAAGGTCATCTCGGTCGGCGCCTCCATCTCCAAGGAGACCTGGGCGGCCAACTACGGCTCCGCCGTGGAGAAGTCGTACGCGATGATGCCGTTCTCCTCGCGCGGCCCGCGTGAGGACGGCGGCTTCGCGCCGATCATCTCCGCGCCCGGCTCGGCCATCAACACCACGCAGACCTGGCTGCCGGGCTCCCCCGTCGCCGAGGCGGGCTACCAACTGCCCGCCGGATACTCGATGTTGCAGGGTACGTCGATGGCGTCCCCGCAGGCCGCGGGCGCCTCTGCGCTGCTGCTCTCCGCCGCGAAGCGGGAGAAGGTCGACCTGACCCCGGCGAAGCTGCGCACCGCGCTCACCTCGACCGCGGACCGCATCCGGGGCGAGCAGGCGTACGCGCAGGGCACCGGCCTGATCAACGTGGTCGACGCCTGGAACGCCATCGAGGACGACGCGAAGGCGCACACGTACACGGTGAAGGCCCCGGTCGACACCGCTCTGGAGCAGGAGCTGAAGAAGCCCGGCACCGGCATCTACGACCGTGAGGGCGGCCTGAAGACCGGCCAGAAGCGGACGTACGACGTCACGATCACCCGCACATCGGGCCCGGACCGCGGCATCCGCCACGAGCTGGACCTGGTCAACAACCACGAGGGCACCTTCGACCTGCCCGGCAAGGGCGCGGTGACGCTGCCGCTGAACAAGCCGGTCACCGTCAAGGTGCAGGCGAAGGCCAAGTCGGCCGGTCTGCACAGCGCGATCCTGACGGTCGACGACGAGCGCTCCGAGGGCATCGACCAGCAGATCATGTCGACGGTCGTCGTCTCGAAGCCGCTCGCCGAGCCCGGGTTCACGTTCTCGGCGTCCGACGCGGTACAGCGCAACAGCACCGAGTCGTACTTCGTCACCGTCCCCAAGGGCGCCAAGTCCCTCGAGGTGGCGCTCGGTGGCCTGAAGGGCAAGAGCCAGACGCGGTTCATCGCGGTGCACCCGTACGGCGTTCCGGTCGACTCGACGTCGTCGCTGACCTGCTACGCGAACTACGAGAACCCGGCCAACACCTGCCGCCCCGACCTGCGTTCGTACCCCGAGCCGCAGCCGGGCGTGTGGGAGATCGAGGTCGAGTCGCGCAGGACGTCGCCGCTCCTGGACAACCCCTACAAGCTGGACGTCTCCGCGCTGGGTGTCGCCTTCGACCCCGCCGTGCAGACGGTTCCGGAGGCGAAGGTCGGTACTCCGGCGCCCGTCTCCTGGAAGGTCACCAACAACTTCGCCGCGGTGGACGGCAAGTTGAAGGGCGGCCCGCTCGGCTCCGCGAAGGCGGCGAAGCCGTCGATCAAGCAGGGCGAGACGCAGACGACCACGGTGGTCGTACCGGAGGGTGCGGAGCGGCTCGACGTGGCCATCGGCTCGACGGCGGACACCGCGGCCGACCTCGACCTGTCGGTCTCGAAGGACGGGGCGGTCGTGGGTTCGTCGGCGGACGGTGACTCGGAGGAGTCGGTCAGCGTCACCAAGCCGGCGGCGGGTACGTACGAGATCGAGGTGGCGGGCTACTCGATCCCGTCCGGCACGACCGCGTACGACTACCGGGATGTCTTCTTCTCGGGCGCGCTGGGCTCGGTGAAGGTGGACGAGGCGGCGCCGGTGAAGCTGGCGAACGGGGCTTCCGCCCAGGTGACCGCGGAGGTCGCGGCGGACGCGCCTGCCGCCGAGGGGCGTCAGCTGTTCGGTGAGGTGTCGCTCTTGAACGGGCGGGGGACGGTTGCCGGCACTGGCAGTGTCCTGATCGAGAAGGTGACTCCCTAG
- a CDS encoding molybdopterin-dependent oxidoreductase produces the protein MKPQMSAPEPDFTPTEDVFVRKHLGVPDIDVADWTLVVEGLVEHPLRLDMAALLSLGTRRLAAFHECFGSPFAPDVPTRAVAQVEWAGVPLATLLDRAVPGAAARHVWFEGADTGSFQGEDGVTYVKDLPLSVARGDVFLAHRMNGEPLRPEHGFPLRAVVPRMFGTNSVKWLTRVVLADRRPEGLFTTRLYNRVLPGESSPGPVREVDVSSKLFVPGEGAQLCSGEHELSGRAWSTTEVVSVEVSVDGGPWEAAAVDPPGSGPTWQRFALARELAAGRHSIRCRAADRAGRVQPLAGARNAVHEVGVEVRE, from the coding sequence GTGAAGCCCCAAATGTCCGCGCCCGAGCCCGACTTCACGCCGACCGAGGACGTCTTCGTGCGCAAGCACCTGGGCGTGCCGGACATCGACGTCGCCGACTGGACGCTGGTGGTGGAGGGGCTCGTCGAGCATCCGCTGCGTCTCGACATGGCCGCCCTTCTCTCCCTTGGGACGCGGCGGCTCGCCGCCTTCCACGAGTGCTTCGGGAGCCCCTTCGCGCCGGACGTGCCGACGCGGGCGGTGGCACAGGTGGAGTGGGCCGGGGTGCCGCTCGCCACTCTCCTGGACCGTGCGGTGCCGGGCGCGGCCGCGCGGCACGTCTGGTTCGAGGGCGCGGACACGGGGTCCTTCCAGGGGGAGGACGGCGTCACGTACGTCAAGGACCTACCCCTGTCGGTGGCCCGCGGTGATGTCTTCCTCGCACACCGGATGAACGGCGAGCCGCTCCGTCCCGAGCACGGGTTTCCCCTGCGGGCGGTGGTGCCGCGGATGTTCGGCACGAACTCGGTGAAGTGGCTGACCCGTGTCGTCCTGGCGGACCGCAGGCCGGAGGGGCTGTTCACCACCCGGCTCTACAACCGTGTCCTGCCGGGGGAGTCGTCCCCGGGCCCGGTGCGGGAGGTCGACGTGAGCAGCAAGTTGTTCGTGCCGGGGGAGGGGGCGCAACTCTGCTCCGGTGAGCATGAGTTGAGCGGTCGGGCGTGGAGCACGACGGAGGTTGTGAGCGTCGAGGTATCGGTCGACGGAGGGCCTTGGGAGGCGGCCGCGGTGGACCCGCCGGGCTCCGGGCCGACGTGGCAACGGTTCGCCCTCGCGCGGGAGTTGGCGGCTGGGCGGCATTCGATCCGCTGCCGGGCCGCTGATCGGGCCGGGCGCGTGCAGCCTCTCGCGGGGGCGCGTAATGCGGTGCACGAGGTGGGGGTTGAGGTCAGGGAGTGA